One genomic window of Augochlora pura isolate Apur16 chromosome 5, APUR_v2.2.1, whole genome shotgun sequence includes the following:
- the Dnr1 gene encoding E3 ubiquitin-protein ligase defense repressor 1, with translation MWCLVSQANSVILEVQVDPKAIGQECLEKACDCLGISKECDYFGLKYQNAKGEELWLNLRNPIERQTGGGVAPLRFALRVKFWVPPHLLLQEATRHQFYLHSRLELVEGRLKVSDWGSVARLVALIAQADVGDYDAISPLHALYSQCCQIQPTEPCDPKPQDLLHRIVQQHKEIKGMKASTAEYWLLKEISNLDTFGQEMFHSKFGYNGVSMIGVGPHGITVYRSDDEETQNIPYTAIQSATSQRRMFHLVYLSLDGEETSLNFKLDSSQSASGLYRAITEKHAFYSCETVRSAVTAQFIRDLKGTIISIFNEDSTLGKKYVFDIRRTCREVYDNARRALYCESATVRLPDEKEKQILERHDCAGDCEDPKCKESRECLARLLDAMLCRICMDRSLDTALFPCGHAVACLDCARRCERCPLCRADIDHCRTIYLPIELTHVDKHSSRSVADAVIEPGYGRTSSEEVSKRSLSDENQVNGNDI, from the exons GCATGCGACTGTTTGGGCATCAGCAAAGAGTGCGACTACTTCGGGCTGAAGTACCAGAACGCGAAGGGCGAGGAGCTATGGCTGAACCTGAGGAATCCCATAGAGAGGCAGACGGGAGGTGGCGTGGCGCCCCTAAGGTTCGCGTTAAGGGTGAAATTTTGGGTGCCGCCTCACCTGTTGCTGCAGGAAGCCACCAG GCATCAGTTCTACTTGCACTCTCGTTTGGAGCTGGTCGAGGGTAGATTGAAGGTCTCCGACTGGGGTTCCGTGGCACGGTTGGTCGCCTTGATAGCGCAGGCCGACGTCGGTGATTACGATGCCATATCGCCGCTGCATGCACTTTACTCGCAGTGCTGTCAGATACAGCCGACCGAGCCGTGCGATCCAAAACCGCAGGATCTGCTGCACCGGATAGTCCAACAACACAAGGAGATCAAG GGTATGAAAGCATCGACGGCCGAGTACTGGCTGCTGAAAGAGATCTCGAACCTGGACACGTTCGGCCAGGAAATGTTCCACAGCAAGTTCGGATACAACGGGGTGTCCATGATCGGCGTTGGTCCTCACGGGATCACGGTTTACCGCAGCGATGACGAGGAGACGCAAAA TATACCGTACACGGCGATACAAAGTGCGACGTCGCAGCGTCGGATGTTCCACTTGGTGTATCTATCCCTGGACGGCGAGGAGACGTCGTTGAACTTTAAATTGGACTCGAGTCAATCCGCCAGCGGCCTGTACCGGGCGATCACCGAGAAGCACGCGTTCTACAGCTGTGAAACAGTCAGGAGCGCCGTCACCGCACAGTTCATACGGGATTTGAAG GGCACCATCATTTCCATCTTCAACGAGGACTCCACGTTAGGGAAGAAGTACGTGTTCGACATCCGAAGGACTTGTCGAGAGGTATACGACAATGCTCGACGAGCTTTGTACTGCGAATCTGCGACCGTCAGGCTGCCCGACGAGAAGGAGAAGCAGATCTTGGAGAGGCACGACTGCGCCGGGGACTGCGAGGATCCCAAGTGCAAG GAATCCCGGGAATGTTTGGCAAGATTGCTGGACGCGATGCTCTGTCGCATTTGCATGGATCGCAGCCTGGACACTGCGTTGTTTCCGTGCGGACATGCGGTCGCCTGCTTGGATTGCGCCCGGCGTTGCGAGCGGTGTCCGCTGTGTCGGGCGGACATAGATCACTGTCGGACGATCTATCTTCCAATCGAGCTGACGCACGTCGACAAGCACAGTTCGAGATCGGTGGCGGACGCGGTGATCGAACCCGGTTATGGCCGGACGTCGAGCGAGGAGGTCAGCAAGAGGAGTTTGAGCGACGAGAACCAGGTGAACGGTAACGATATTTGA